The following are encoded together in the Capsulimonas corticalis genome:
- a CDS encoding ATP-binding protein: protein MSQANRWHEENQRSLTAALARVRAALERHVAVAKGGEAVPELAEGDISEGGSALDHLCRVFGLSAFERDTLMLCAGMELSAGWAALCASAQGDAARAYPTFSLALAALPDAHWNALAPTAPLRRARLIDLGSGGALTSAPIQIQERVLHFLTGVESPEERLAGMIEPVRRAGDLVPSHQALVDQIVAAWTASNGGDVLPVIQLCGDDRDAKFAVAHAAAIAVGRTLSVIAPDALPASLGDWEPILRLWEREAALSGGALLVDCDDLDGSETARGAAVTRLIERAPGIVFVAARERRTLRVRPAVSFDVRKPTVDEQRALWRGALGDAYALNGHVELLTSQFDIGARTIRTASASALAQIGAAVDADPAAIKQALWDACRTQARPRLDDLAQRIEGSACWDDLVLPEAQRLILRDIAAHVRQRATVYETWGFAAQGTRGLGVSALFAGSSGTGKTMAAEVIARELRLDLYRIDLSSVVSKYIGETEKNLKRVFDAAEEGGAVLLFDEADALFGKRSEVKDSHDRYANIEVSYLLQRMESYRGLAILTTNLQSSLDTAFLRRLRFVVQFPFPDPVQRAEIWRRVFPAGAPTEGLDAQKLARLTMAGGNIRNIALNAAFLAADEGTPIGMAHALRAAQSEYAKLDKTLTDSEVAGWV from the coding sequence ATGAGCCAGGCGAATCGGTGGCATGAAGAAAATCAGCGGTCGCTGACGGCGGCGCTCGCGCGTGTGCGCGCGGCGCTGGAGCGCCATGTCGCCGTCGCCAAGGGCGGCGAGGCCGTTCCAGAGCTCGCCGAGGGGGACATCTCCGAAGGCGGCTCGGCGCTCGACCATCTCTGCCGCGTTTTCGGCCTGTCGGCGTTTGAGCGCGACACGCTGATGCTTTGCGCCGGCATGGAGCTGTCCGCCGGGTGGGCGGCGCTGTGCGCGTCGGCGCAGGGCGACGCCGCGCGCGCTTATCCCACCTTTAGCCTGGCGCTGGCCGCATTGCCGGACGCCCACTGGAACGCCCTGGCGCCGACGGCGCCGCTGCGCCGCGCGCGTTTGATCGATCTGGGTTCCGGCGGCGCGCTGACCTCCGCGCCGATTCAAATCCAGGAGCGGGTGCTGCACTTTCTGACGGGCGTCGAATCTCCCGAGGAGCGCCTTGCCGGGATGATCGAACCGGTCCGGCGCGCGGGCGATCTGGTTCCGTCCCATCAAGCGCTGGTCGATCAGATCGTCGCGGCCTGGACCGCCTCGAACGGCGGCGATGTCCTGCCCGTCATTCAGCTCTGCGGCGATGACCGAGACGCCAAGTTCGCCGTCGCGCACGCCGCCGCCATCGCCGTGGGGCGGACCCTCAGCGTAATCGCCCCGGACGCCCTTCCCGCGAGCCTGGGGGATTGGGAGCCGATCCTGCGGCTCTGGGAACGCGAAGCCGCGCTCAGCGGCGGCGCGCTGCTCGTGGACTGCGACGATCTCGATGGCTCGGAGACGGCGCGCGGCGCCGCCGTCACACGGCTGATCGAGCGTGCGCCGGGGATCGTGTTTGTCGCCGCGCGCGAGCGGCGAACCCTGCGGGTGCGCCCCGCCGTTTCCTTCGATGTCCGCAAGCCGACCGTCGACGAGCAGCGCGCCCTGTGGCGCGGCGCCTTAGGAGACGCCTACGCGCTGAACGGGCATGTTGAGCTTCTGACGTCGCAGTTCGACATCGGCGCGCGGACAATCCGTACGGCGAGCGCCTCGGCGCTGGCGCAGATCGGGGCCGCCGTCGACGCCGACCCGGCGGCGATCAAACAAGCGCTCTGGGACGCCTGCCGCACGCAGGCGCGTCCGCGCCTGGACGATCTGGCGCAGCGCATTGAGGGCAGCGCCTGCTGGGACGATCTTGTATTGCCTGAGGCCCAGCGGCTGATCCTGCGCGATATCGCCGCCCATGTCCGTCAGCGCGCCACGGTCTATGAGACCTGGGGCTTCGCCGCGCAGGGAACGCGCGGCTTGGGAGTGAGCGCGCTGTTCGCCGGCTCCAGCGGCACCGGCAAGACGATGGCCGCCGAGGTGATCGCGCGTGAGCTGCGACTGGATCTCTATCGCATCGATCTGAGCTCCGTCGTGAGCAAATATATTGGCGAGACGGAGAAGAACTTGAAACGAGTCTTTGACGCCGCCGAAGAGGGCGGGGCGGTGCTGCTGTTCGACGAAGCCGATGCGCTCTTCGGCAAGCGCAGCGAAGTCAAGGACAGCCACGACCGCTACGCCAACATCGAAGTCAGCTATTTGCTTCAGCGCATGGAGTCGTATCGCGGGCTCGCCATTCTCACCACCAACCTGCAAAGCTCGCTGGACACCGCGTTTCTGCGTCGCCTGCGCTTTGTGGTGCAGTTTCCGTTCCCCGATCCCGTACAGCGCGCCGAGATCTGGCGCCGCGTCTTCCCCGCCGGTGCGCCCACCGAGGGGCTGGACGCGCAAAAGCTGGCGCGGCTCACGATGGCGGGCGGCAATATTCGAAACATCGCCCTGAACGCCGCCTTTCTCGCCGCCGATGAGGGGACGCCGATCGGCATGGCGCACGCCCTGCGCGCGGCGCAGTCCGAGTATGCGAAACTCGACAAAACGCTCACGGACTCGGAAGTCGCGGGATGGGTATAA
- a CDS encoding DUF4255 domain-containing protein codes for MAHSLILASVTAILKNIIENGLVDRAVSTSIGGDAVVSASSPDRITTGADEKPQINLFLYHVQPKGLYSQSRHAEGDAAGAGYPTNVELHYLVTAYGAQDLQIEVLLGAVLTLLSEQGTLTRDAIATILKTLSSTKGGRVINPMAATLADPQLMERLEQIKILPQAMNLDEVSRLWTTLQARFRPSAVYKVMVAIQNEPGESVA; via the coding sequence ATGGCGCATAGTTTGATCTTGGCTTCGGTGACGGCCATTCTTAAGAACATTATCGAGAATGGGCTGGTCGATCGGGCCGTCTCCACCAGTATCGGCGGCGATGCGGTTGTGTCGGCGTCGTCGCCGGATCGGATCACGACCGGGGCGGATGAGAAGCCGCAGATCAATTTGTTTCTGTATCACGTGCAGCCGAAGGGGCTTTATTCGCAGAGCCGGCACGCGGAAGGCGATGCGGCGGGCGCGGGGTATCCCACGAATGTCGAGCTGCACTATCTGGTGACGGCGTACGGGGCGCAGGACTTGCAGATCGAAGTGCTTCTTGGGGCGGTGCTGACGCTGCTGAGCGAGCAGGGGACGCTGACTCGCGACGCGATTGCGACGATTTTGAAGACCCTCTCCTCCACGAAGGGCGGGCGAGTGATCAATCCGATGGCGGCGACCCTGGCCGATCCTCAATTGATGGAGCGGCTGGAGCAGATCAAGATCCTGCCGCAGGCGATGAACCTCGACGAAGTTTCGCGGCTGTGGACAACGCTTCAGGCGCGGTTCCGTCCCTCGGCGGTCTATAAAGTCATGGTGGCGATACAAAATGAGCCAGGCGAATCGGTGGCATGA
- a CDS encoding COG1470 family protein, which produces MALPVDTAGDSQPALVRNAGGGAVLTVAAGGQIEAEWDFVNDSPDVAGFHLQAEGLPSPDWATGVGEPCSAWAAASGSGCVRLTLTPPREAAPGDYPFQVSMISGGAVVGSGPASLILRVTPARVEVPPVMSDPVAAAETVAAEIAPNTEADGETEAAPVKRARKPAAKKAAVQSQTNTVEASVSAPSVVAESAIVTPVVMEPVNEPPVVREPVVETPLTPPPPVVEARPIVREPIVETIAVAREPVAEPVLESAPIVTPPPSVKPPPQEDLLPVIDYDPKPRREEDEPHDEDDEAEPAEPSIVDPLDGTVIALCPGETKWVRFTFVNDSAQERTYILDEDRSLELGWISLVQDQVNLTRNGRGEVSIRLTPPKNAEPGDYPFLVTVGLQGGTLTPVSLVLSVLATPAVRLAAKAASVSVGPTGCDVDFPLTVDSAGNADTAFRIAVKSPAARTNAAEPAAGPEFLYETAQWRYLFDRELDTLRSPASGRAPQPISIRLRLRRRGIWWFGFRESHTVRVSAAPVTDPSNGGKPGNTVDLTASRWRILPFPWFVFVPILLLLMIYLSGGASSLEVPGAYQDEAGQYWVVNPAGEKKDLSLHWKAAPLALLRLTGQNGDKPILSKVQVGGGTYDDQVAVSNQDRKVTNNYRISRLIGGADRDAVVSFVFTRGDTPLLVTDAVTHQPLTGPDVNLVVPSQGYARLDLRNMSPQSTRIDWWLTKGLQDTSPFQFSYIKNSGSIEQGGVEHWLIRRNPNGPAGAADRIVFVTTDASRPVVSVNLTSGQ; this is translated from the coding sequence TTGGCGCTTCCAGTAGATACAGCGGGTGATTCGCAGCCGGCCTTGGTCCGCAATGCGGGCGGCGGGGCGGTGCTGACGGTCGCCGCGGGCGGTCAGATTGAGGCGGAGTGGGATTTTGTGAACGACAGCCCGGATGTCGCGGGATTCCATCTTCAGGCCGAGGGACTGCCGTCGCCGGATTGGGCGACCGGCGTCGGCGAGCCGTGCTCGGCTTGGGCGGCGGCGTCCGGAAGCGGGTGCGTTCGCCTCACGCTGACGCCGCCGCGCGAGGCCGCGCCAGGCGATTATCCGTTTCAGGTATCGATGATCTCCGGGGGCGCGGTGGTCGGCTCCGGCCCGGCGTCGCTGATCCTGCGTGTCACGCCCGCGCGGGTGGAAGTCCCGCCGGTCATGTCGGACCCGGTGGCCGCAGCGGAGACGGTCGCAGCGGAGATCGCGCCCAATACAGAAGCGGACGGGGAGACCGAGGCGGCGCCGGTGAAGCGCGCTCGGAAGCCGGCGGCGAAGAAAGCGGCCGTGCAGTCGCAGACGAATACAGTGGAAGCATCTGTCAGCGCGCCGTCGGTCGTCGCGGAGTCTGCGATCGTGACGCCGGTCGTGATGGAGCCGGTGAACGAGCCGCCGGTCGTGCGCGAGCCCGTCGTCGAAACACCCCTGACGCCGCCACCGCCGGTTGTGGAGGCCAGGCCGATCGTGCGCGAGCCGATCGTGGAGACAATTGCCGTGGCGCGGGAGCCTGTTGCGGAGCCGGTCCTCGAATCGGCGCCGATTGTCACGCCGCCGCCTTCCGTGAAGCCGCCGCCGCAGGAAGACCTGCTGCCGGTGATCGATTACGATCCCAAGCCGCGCCGTGAGGAAGATGAACCGCACGACGAGGACGATGAGGCTGAGCCGGCCGAGCCGTCGATTGTCGATCCTCTGGATGGGACGGTCATCGCGCTTTGCCCGGGCGAGACGAAATGGGTGCGGTTTACCTTCGTCAACGACAGCGCGCAGGAGCGGACGTATATTCTGGACGAGGACCGGTCGCTGGAGCTCGGCTGGATCTCGCTGGTGCAGGATCAGGTCAACCTGACGCGCAACGGTCGTGGGGAAGTCTCCATTCGGCTGACGCCGCCGAAGAACGCCGAACCCGGCGATTATCCGTTTCTGGTGACCGTGGGATTGCAGGGCGGGACGCTCACGCCGGTGTCCCTCGTGCTGTCCGTGCTGGCGACTCCGGCCGTGCGGCTCGCGGCGAAGGCCGCCTCGGTGAGTGTTGGGCCGACCGGGTGCGACGTCGATTTTCCATTGACCGTGGACAGCGCCGGAAACGCCGATACGGCGTTTCGGATCGCGGTGAAGTCGCCGGCGGCCCGTACGAACGCCGCCGAGCCGGCGGCGGGGCCGGAGTTCCTCTACGAAACGGCGCAGTGGCGCTATTTGTTCGACCGGGAACTGGACACCCTGCGTTCGCCGGCGTCGGGACGCGCGCCGCAGCCGATTTCGATCCGTCTGCGTCTGCGCCGCCGGGGGATCTGGTGGTTTGGATTCCGGGAATCCCACACCGTGCGCGTCAGCGCCGCGCCCGTCACGGACCCGTCGAACGGAGGCAAGCCGGGCAATACGGTCGACCTGACCGCGAGCCGCTGGCGTATTCTCCCGTTTCCCTGGTTTGTCTTTGTCCCGATTTTACTGCTGCTGATGATCTATCTTTCCGGCGGCGCGTCGTCGCTGGAGGTTCCGGGGGCGTATCAGGACGAAGCGGGGCAGTACTGGGTGGTGAATCCCGCCGGAGAGAAGAAGGACCTGTCGCTTCACTGGAAAGCGGCTCCGCTGGCGCTGCTGCGCCTCACGGGACAAAACGGAGACAAACCGATCCTGAGCAAAGTCCAGGTCGGCGGCGGAACCTATGACGATCAAGTGGCGGTCAGCAACCAGGATCGTAAGGTGACGAACAATTATCGGATCAGCCGATTGATCGGCGGAGCGGACCGAGACGCGGTGGTTTCGTTCGTGTTCACGCGCGGCGATACGCCGCTGCTGGTCACCGACGCCGTCACGCATCAGCCGCTGACGGGGCCAGATGTGAACCTCGTCGTTCCGTCTCAGGGCTATGCGCGGCTGGACCTGCGCAACATGTCGCCGCAGTCGACGCGGATCGACTGGTGGCTGACCAAGGGGCTGCAGGACACGTCGCCGTTCCAGTTCTCGTATATCAAGAACTCGGGCTCGATCGAGCAGGGCGGGGTGGAGCACTGGCTGATTCGCCGCAATCCCAATGGACCGGCGGGCGCCGCCGACCGAATCGTCTTTGTGACGACCGACGCCAGCCGGCCGGTCGTCTCCGTCAACCTCACGAGCGGGCAGTAA
- a CDS encoding DUF4159 domain-containing protein — protein sequence MPLEEIITRSITGIRPFNELPIDAEIWREAHNHHSLHRHLHAVAAHRPGIVFGLEVVASKVTERTIVVAPGVAIDSNGQTIVLEQPVSFTIEEPRQIYIVLSFLRAADRNSAVTVGGGQQFYREVEGRDLKQTKELPATPYLELARIFRSGPEKPIRDAAKAFTPASDEINLLYRPIAFPHCFADIGVGELSYVPKTGASAWNPNRAGLWNLVREGNGCGFHLAFTGPLNLRAPSFGPADPALVYVAGAQGFQPLADAEVDGVRRYLDSGGLLFAESCGGEEFTNSFLELAGKLGADLKDVAAGHPLLMSHHVFSAPPGGPKGRLQADLNAGVIFGDRNYGGAWQGDVPDPGAVDARERIRQAQEFGLNVVALAAQRRRVRELSGMG from the coding sequence ATGCCGCTGGAAGAAATTATCACACGGAGCATCACCGGCATCCGGCCGTTCAACGAACTGCCGATCGATGCGGAGATCTGGCGCGAGGCGCATAACCACCACTCGCTGCACCGGCATCTGCACGCCGTCGCCGCGCACCGGCCGGGGATTGTGTTCGGCCTGGAGGTCGTGGCGTCGAAGGTCACGGAGCGCACCATCGTCGTCGCGCCCGGCGTGGCGATCGATTCGAATGGGCAGACGATCGTTCTGGAGCAGCCGGTCTCGTTCACCATTGAGGAGCCGAGGCAGATCTATATCGTGCTGTCGTTCCTGCGCGCCGCCGACCGCAACTCGGCCGTCACGGTAGGCGGGGGGCAGCAGTTCTATCGGGAGGTGGAAGGGCGCGACTTGAAGCAGACGAAAGAGCTGCCGGCGACGCCTTACTTAGAGCTCGCGCGGATCTTTCGCTCCGGCCCGGAAAAGCCTATCCGGGACGCCGCTAAAGCGTTCACGCCGGCGAGCGATGAGATCAACCTGCTCTACCGGCCCATCGCTTTCCCGCACTGCTTCGCGGACATTGGGGTCGGCGAGCTGTCTTATGTGCCCAAAACGGGCGCATCGGCGTGGAACCCGAATCGGGCCGGCCTCTGGAACCTCGTGCGCGAGGGCAATGGGTGTGGCTTCCATCTGGCGTTCACCGGCCCACTCAACCTGCGCGCGCCGTCCTTCGGTCCGGCTGATCCCGCGCTGGTCTATGTCGCCGGCGCTCAAGGCTTCCAGCCGCTCGCCGACGCCGAGGTGGACGGCGTGCGCCGCTATCTCGACTCAGGCGGCCTGCTCTTCGCCGAATCGTGCGGCGGTGAGGAGTTCACGAACAGTTTCCTGGAGCTGGCCGGCAAGCTGGGCGCCGATCTGAAAGACGTCGCCGCCGGCCACCCCCTGCTGATGTCGCATCACGTCTTTTCCGCTCCGCCGGGCGGCCCCAAGGGACGCCTGCAAGCCGACCTGAACGCCGGCGTGATCTTCGGCGACCGCAACTATGGCGGCGCCTGGCAAGGCGACGTCCCCGACCCCGGCGCGGTGGACGCCCGCGAGCGGATCCGGCAAGCGCAGGAGTTCGGATTGAACGTTGTCGCCCTCGCCGCGCAGCGCCGGCGCGTGCGGGAGCTTTCGGGGATGGGGTAA
- a CDS encoding phage tail protein, protein MNDTPETQSQPARRAADFGIDLNLIPDELDVPLRAEQKPDGSAASLWHRTQASPGAMVSLWSRDTRLRIVRLTVQSEAASWNGRWARWTYAVRRAPEIQGGGALDAQDVLSEDGSALTLLLLPGEQRSVTLEFLPVLDGVTRTGDYPFTVVVTDVGDSRITDTPGRLRLTHPPASLLDLLPAIYAGPSVSPNARFAPYEDPPFFTRFLRGFEDASEPLQNLLNRRERLFDLQQTPADFLPWLAGWVSLALDENWPELKRRRLIREAVDLYRWRGTRRGLSRYLEIYTGTIPRIEDQPFTGMRLGPTSLLGKDTLLGGVGAHTFVVTLAVPNPRAVNERIVRDIIESEKPAHAAYDLRIVHRAE, encoded by the coding sequence ATGAACGACACGCCGGAAACTCAATCTCAGCCCGCGCGCCGCGCCGCCGATTTCGGGATCGATCTCAATCTGATCCCGGACGAATTGGATGTCCCGCTGCGCGCCGAGCAAAAGCCCGATGGCTCCGCCGCGTCGCTCTGGCATCGGACGCAGGCGTCGCCCGGCGCCATGGTCTCGCTCTGGTCGCGAGATACGCGCCTGCGCATCGTGCGCCTGACCGTGCAAAGCGAGGCGGCGTCCTGGAACGGACGCTGGGCGCGCTGGACCTACGCCGTCCGCCGCGCGCCGGAGATCCAGGGCGGGGGCGCTCTCGACGCCCAGGATGTTCTCAGCGAGGACGGTTCGGCGCTGACCCTGCTGCTGCTGCCCGGTGAGCAGCGGTCGGTGACGCTGGAGTTTCTGCCGGTGCTGGACGGCGTGACGCGGACCGGGGATTACCCTTTTACCGTGGTCGTGACGGACGTGGGCGACTCGCGGATAACCGATACGCCCGGCCGGCTGCGCCTGACGCACCCGCCCGCCAGCCTGCTGGATCTGCTGCCCGCCATTTACGCCGGCCCTTCCGTCAGCCCGAACGCTCGTTTTGCGCCCTACGAAGACCCGCCGTTCTTCACGCGCTTTCTGCGCGGCTTTGAAGACGCGAGCGAGCCGCTGCAAAACCTGCTGAACCGCCGCGAGCGGCTTTTCGATTTGCAGCAGACGCCGGCGGATTTCCTGCCGTGGCTGGCCGGCTGGGTTTCGCTGGCGCTCGACGAGAACTGGCCCGAGCTCAAGCGCCGCCGCCTGATCCGCGAAGCCGTGGACCTCTACCGATGGCGCGGCACCCGGCGCGGCCTGTCGCGCTACTTAGAGATCTACACGGGGACGATCCCGCGCATCGAAGACCAGCCGTTCACCGGCATGCGCCTTGGCCCGACGTCTTTGCTGGGCAAGGACACCCTGCTCGGCGGCGTCGGCGCGCACACCTTCGTCGTCACGCTCGCCGTCCCGAACCCGCGCGCGGTCAACGAACGGATCGTGCGCGATATCATTGAAAGCGAAAAGCCCGCGCATGCGGCGTATGATTTGAGGATCGTGCATCGGGCGGAGTGA
- a CDS encoding putative baseplate assembly protein — protein MSLPSPNLDDRKFQEIVNDVKQQIGRRCPEWTDHNVSDPGVTLIELFAYMTEMTLYRLNQVPEKNYIKFLEMIGVSLEPPSPALTDLRFRLSRPIEDQDGEEAFERTLRANDTVAATVRTETDEAVEFATDTDLRMVRPRLAHVLASRTDSDPNTLPGAREFAPGENSFPIFSPSPREGDALYLGFDADVSGNLIELEVGAVQSAAVGLDEDYPAQRWEIWDGEDSRWRALDIPRDTTYGFNRPPGMPKGDEPSGLIELAMPFGLSSRWLGGRRAYWVRCVYTPDLPPRGPERRTPAIYQKSPEIRSIAARTIGGSAPASNCSVIAWKDIGQSDGLPGQVFSLGHAPILPRRPGETVAVGEQGMPHAELDPWTEVLDFADSGPDDRHFVCDSLTGEIFFGPNVPQPDGSTLQHGAIPAKGLTVTFTSYRYGGGVRGNVAPDQLTVLKSSIPYVSTVSNPRRAEGGREQESLDRAKMRGQTILRMRDRAVTAEDYEYLARRASSGVGRAQCVQPRAVHDAGNIPPGVVRVLLVPSLAGDVPVPRPADLRVSERVRRDVTAYLDERRLLTTVLEVGEPDYVFVSTEITLVADPKADASQVRRSVQARLEDFIHPLRGGPNGDGWPFRLTLTLSDIYAQVQAAHGVAFLLDAKIFVSRLANAGEGLLTQEERIDITQGVRVNEHELLCTREHRIRVRPMSAVGTED, from the coding sequence ATGTCCCTGCCGTCTCCGAACCTGGACGACCGCAAATTTCAGGAGATCGTCAACGACGTCAAACAGCAGATCGGACGGCGCTGCCCGGAGTGGACGGATCACAACGTCTCCGATCCAGGCGTCACGCTGATCGAATTGTTCGCCTATATGACGGAGATGACGCTTTACCGTCTCAACCAGGTCCCAGAGAAGAACTATATCAAATTTCTGGAGATGATCGGCGTGTCGCTGGAGCCGCCGAGCCCGGCGCTGACCGATCTGCGCTTTCGGCTGTCGCGCCCCATTGAGGATCAGGACGGCGAGGAGGCGTTCGAGCGAACCCTGCGCGCGAACGACACCGTCGCCGCCACGGTGCGCACGGAGACGGATGAGGCCGTGGAGTTCGCGACGGATACGGACTTGCGCATGGTGCGTCCGCGTCTGGCGCATGTTCTGGCGTCCCGAACCGACAGCGATCCCAACACGCTGCCCGGCGCGCGCGAGTTCGCGCCGGGGGAAAACAGCTTTCCAATCTTCAGCCCGTCGCCGCGCGAAGGCGACGCCCTGTATCTGGGGTTCGACGCCGATGTGTCCGGGAACCTGATCGAACTGGAAGTCGGCGCGGTGCAGTCGGCGGCGGTGGGGTTGGACGAAGACTATCCGGCGCAGCGCTGGGAGATTTGGGACGGCGAGGATAGCCGGTGGCGGGCATTGGACATCCCGCGCGACACCACCTATGGCTTTAACCGTCCGCCGGGAATGCCCAAGGGCGACGAGCCTTCGGGATTGATCGAATTGGCGATGCCGTTCGGGCTGTCGTCGCGCTGGCTCGGCGGCCGGCGCGCCTACTGGGTGCGCTGCGTCTATACTCCCGACCTGCCGCCGCGCGGCCCGGAGCGGCGTACGCCGGCGATCTATCAGAAATCGCCGGAGATCCGGTCGATTGCCGCCCGCACCATCGGCGGCTCGGCGCCGGCGAGCAACTGCAGCGTCATCGCCTGGAAGGACATCGGCCAGAGCGATGGGCTTCCCGGCCAGGTGTTCTCGCTCGGCCACGCCCCGATCCTGCCGCGCCGGCCCGGAGAGACGGTCGCCGTCGGCGAGCAGGGAATGCCCCACGCGGAGCTCGACCCCTGGACGGAGGTTTTGGACTTCGCGGACAGCGGACCCGATGACCGTCACTTCGTCTGCGACTCGCTGACCGGTGAGATCTTCTTTGGCCCCAATGTCCCGCAGCCCGATGGGTCGACGCTTCAGCACGGCGCGATCCCGGCGAAGGGATTGACGGTGACGTTTACGTCGTACCGCTACGGCGGCGGCGTGCGCGGCAACGTTGCCCCCGATCAATTGACCGTGCTGAAAAGCTCGATCCCTTATGTCTCCACGGTGAGCAATCCGCGCCGCGCCGAGGGTGGGCGCGAGCAGGAATCGCTAGACCGGGCGAAGATGCGCGGGCAGACGATCCTGCGCATGCGCGACCGCGCCGTCACCGCCGAGGACTACGAATATCTTGCCCGCCGCGCTTCCTCGGGCGTCGGCCGCGCGCAATGCGTCCAGCCGCGCGCCGTCCACGACGCCGGCAATATCCCGCCCGGCGTCGTTCGGGTCTTGCTTGTGCCGTCCCTGGCCGGCGATGTGCCGGTCCCAAGACCGGCGGACCTGCGCGTCTCCGAACGTGTCCGCCGCGATGTGACGGCGTATCTCGACGAGCGCCGCCTGCTGACGACGGTGCTGGAAGTCGGCGAGCCCGATTATGTCTTCGTCTCCACCGAGATCACACTGGTCGCCGACCCAAAGGCCGACGCTTCCCAGGTCCGCCGGTCCGTCCAGGCTCGTCTTGAAGATTTTATCCACCCTTTGCGCGGTGGTCCAAACGGCGACGGCTGGCCGTTCCGCCTGACCCTGACGCTTTCCGATATCTACGCCCAGGTCCAGGCGGCGCATGGGGTGGCTTTTCTGCTGGACGCCAAGATCTTCGTCTCCCGCCTCGCCAATGCGGGCGAGGGCCTGCTCACTCAGGAGGAGCGCATCGATATCACGCAGGGCGTCCGCGTGAACGAGCACGAACTCCTCTGCACCCGCGAGCATCGGATCCGGGTGCGGCCCATGTCCGCCGTGGGGACAGAGGACTGA
- a CDS encoding GPW/gp25 family protein, whose protein sequence is MPDPTKDFLGAGWKFPPQLDSRGQIELVSQEQDVAEALRIILMTRKGERAMRPDFGSELFSLQFAPNDATTAGLARRYAQEAVEMYEPRIEVKEVHAAPDPENPERLLISIAYHIHATNADRNLVFPFYVSPDEE, encoded by the coding sequence ATGCCCGATCCAACGAAAGATTTTTTAGGCGCCGGCTGGAAATTCCCGCCGCAGCTGGACTCGCGGGGGCAGATCGAGCTCGTCAGTCAGGAGCAGGATGTCGCTGAGGCGCTGCGGATCATTTTGATGACGCGCAAGGGTGAGCGCGCGATGCGTCCCGATTTTGGTTCGGAGCTGTTCTCGCTGCAGTTCGCGCCCAATGACGCCACGACGGCGGGGTTGGCCCGGCGCTATGCGCAGGAGGCGGTGGAGATGTATGAGCCGCGTATTGAGGTGAAGGAAGTCCATGCGGCGCCAGACCCGGAGAACCCGGAGCGGCTGCTGATCAGCATTGCCTATCATATCCATGCGACCAACGCCGATCGCAATCTGGTCTTTCCGTTTTACGTCAGTCCCGACGAGGAGTAA